A stretch of the Camarhynchus parvulus chromosome 4, STF_HiC, whole genome shotgun sequence genome encodes the following:
- the GC gene encoding LOW QUALITY PROTEIN: vitamin D-binding protein (The sequence of the model RefSeq protein was modified relative to this genomic sequence to represent the inferred CDS: inserted 1 base in 1 codon), producing MGLPVPLPGRRRRASSSMRAALALLPLLAAAQALHRGKAYVREKVCQEYKILGKENFRTLTIIDTSRKYSNGTFQEIGHLVREIVSLAETCCADGADPSCYDAGSTALSEKSCGADSPFPAHPGAAQCCSQQGLERKLCLAALRHPPQPLPRFLQPSDRELCHAFRQEPREFADRFLYEYASSYSQAPLPVLLASTTTFLSMVSTCCISPAPTACFLKEKLERKTLSLLTLTSNRICSRFSAYGKDKASFSSLASLAQKIPTASFEELLPLAEDAAEVASQCCDSMAEDCMQKKLLEHTARVCSALSARDRRFAACCQGKNLMENHFCILAMPPAPATRLPEPLEPTNKELCAKEGALHATRFLFELARRHPNLPEAVLAKLYDSSGKLRXECCSSKDPSACWDIKRQRIAEELFPFLAKADQLCGQYHKLPFLEFKKRLRDSLAQPEPEPSPAPLEQLLEQRASFASSCCLPDAPPLLCTSKVSLELGELCQGDSCLLG from the exons ATGGGACTCCCAGTGCCGCTTCccggcaggaggaggagagccagctccagcatgagggcagccctggccctgctgccactcTTGGCCGCTGCACAGGCCTTACACCGAG GGAAAGCTTATGTCCGGGAGAAGGTCTGCCAGGAGTACAAGATCCTGGGCAAGGAGAACTTCAGAACCCT GACCATCATTGACACCAGCCGGAAATATTCCAACGGCACGTTCCAGGAGATCGGCCACCTCGTCCGGGAAATTGTCTCCCTGGCCGAGACCTGCTGCGCCGACGGGGCCGACCCCTCCTGCTACGACGCCGGG TCCACGGCGCTGTCGGAGAAATCCTGCGGGGCGGACTCGCCCTTCCCGGCGCACCCCGGCGCGGcgcagtgctgcagccagcaggggctggagcgCAAGCTGTGCCTGGCCGCGCTGCGGCACCcgccccagcccctgccccgctTCCTGCAGCCCTCCGACCGCGAGCTCTGCCACGCCTTCCGCCAGGAGCCCCGGGAATTCGCCGACAG GTTTCTTTATGAGTATGCCAGCAGCTACAGCCAGgctcccctgcctgtgctcctggccTCTACCACCACCTTCCTCTCCATGGTCTCCACCTGCTGCATCTCCCCCGCACCCACTGCCTGCTTCCTGAAGGAG AAACTGGAGAGGAAAaccctctccctgctcacccTGACGTCAAACCGGATCTGCTCCCGCTTCTCGGCCTATGGCAAGGACAAAGCCAGCTTCAG ctccctggccTCTCTGGCCCAGAAGATTCCCACTGCCTCCTtcgaggagctgctgcccctggctgAGGACGCTGCCGAGGTGGCTTCCCAGTGCTGTGACTCCATGGCCGAGGACTGCATGCAGAAGAAG ctcttggaGCACACGGCCAGAGTCTGTTCGGCGCTGTCGGCACGGGACAGGCGCTTCgctgcctgctgccaggggaaAAACCTGATGGAAAACCATTTCTGCATCCTGGCcatgcccccagccccagctaCCAGGCTGCCAGAGCCACTAGAGCCCACCAACAAGGAGCTGTGTGCCAAGGAGGGGGCTCTCCACGCCACCAG GTTCCTGTTTGAGCTGGCCCGGAGGCATCCCAACCTCCCCGAGGCCGTCCTTGCCAAGCTCTACGACTCCTCCGGGAAACTCC GGGAATGCTGCTCCTCCAAGGacccctctgcctgctgggacATTAAG CGCCAGCGGATCGCCGAGGAGCTGTTCCCCTTCCTGGCAAAGGCTGACCAGCTCTGCGGGCAGTACCACAAGCTGCCTTTCCTTGAGTTCAAGAAGAG GCTGCGGGACAGTCTGGCCCAGCCCGAGCCCGAGCCCAGCCCGGCGCcgctggagcagctcctggagcagcgAGCATCCTTcgcctcctcctgctgcctgccgGACGCTCCGCCGCTCCTCTGCACTTCCAAG
- the LOC115903625 gene encoding TIR domain-containing adapter molecule 1-like, with translation MGDWGWDRNRHHRGRKEPLRLRAGAGLGPAGTPGTLRLRRQGTGAVPVPFPPGGPRFPGAAAGSWLKAGRTRRPPVPAPEPHRHRRSLSAASRPAGRPLADTAPPRSSPGPNRKNYQAKC, from the exons ATgggggactggggctgggatcGGAACCGGCATCATCGCGGGCGGAAAGAGCCGCTCCGGCTGCGGGCCggtgcagggctgggtcccGCCGGGACTCCAGGCACGCTCCGGCTGCGGCGGCAGGGAACCggtgctgtgccagtgccattCCCGCCAGGAGGACCACGCTTCCCGGGAGCAGCCGCTGGATCGTGGCTGAAAGCGGGAAGGACACGGAGACCGCCCGTACCGGCCCCGGAACCCCATCGGCATCGCCGCTCGCTCAgcgccgcctcccgccccgCGGGGCGCCCCCTGGCGGACACGGCGCCGCCCCGCAGCTCCCCCGGCCCG aaccGCAAGAATTATCAAGCCAAATGCTAA
- the DCTN6 gene encoding dynactin subunit 6 codes for MAEKAQKSVKIAPGAVVCVESEIRGDVTIGPRTVIHPKARIIAEAGPIVIGEGNLIEEQALIINGYPENITPESEDVEPKPMVIGTNNVFEVGCYSQAMKVGDNNVIESKAFVGRNVILTSGCIIGACCNVNTYEVIPENTVIYGADCLRRVQTERPQPQTLQLDFLMKILPNYHHLKKTMKAASTPVKS; via the exons ATGGCGGAGAAGGCGCAGAAGAG CGTGAAGATCGCGCCGGGCGCCGTGGTGTGCGTGGAGAGCGAGATCCGCGGGGACGTGACCATCG gGCCCCGGACCGTGATCCACCCCAAGGCCCGCATCATCGCCGAGGCGGGGCCTATCGTCATCGGAGAGGGCAACCTGATCGAGGAGCAGGCGCTCATCATCAACGG GTACCCAGAAAATATAACCCCAGAGAGCGAAGATGTGGAGCCCAAGCCCATGGTCATTGGCACCAACAATGTTTTTGAGGTTGGGTGCT ATTCCCAAGCGATGAAGGTGGGAGACAACAACGTCATAGAATCCAAAG CGTTTGTAGGCAGGAACGTGATCCTGACGAGCGGCTGCATCATTGGGGCCTGCTGCAACGTGAACACCTACGAGGTGATCCCGGAGAACACCGTCATCTACGGCGCCGACTGCTTGCGCCGCGTGCAGACCGAGCGGCctcag ccccagaCGCTGCAGCTGGATTTCCTGATGAAGATCCTGCCCAACTACCACCACCTGAAGAAGACCATGAAGGCCGCATCCACCCCTGTCAAGAGCTGA
- the RBPMS gene encoding RNA-binding protein with multiple splicing, which translates to MSSVPADREGGPADTSLPEEEVRTLFVSGLPLDIKPRELYLLFRPFKGYEGSLIKLTSKQPVGFVSFDSRSEAEAAKNALNGIRFDPEIPQTLRLEFAKANTKMAKNKLVGTPNPTTPLPTAVPQFIAREPYELTVPALYPSSPEVWGPYPLYPAELAPALPPPAFTYPASLHAQMRWLPPSEAGSQGWKSRQFC; encoded by the exons ATGAGCAGCGTCCCCGCCGACAGGGAGGGCGGCCCCGCCGATACCAGCCTGCCCGAGGAGGAG gtGAGGACACTCTTTGTCAGTGGGTTGCCTCTGGACATCAAGCCCCGGGAACTTTACCTGCTCTTCAGACCCTTTAAG GGGTACGAAGGGTCGCTCATCAAACTCACCTCCAAGCAG CCTGTGGGCTTCGTCAGCTTCGACAGCCGCTCCGAGGCGGAGGCAGCCAAGAACGCGCTGAAC GGCATCCGCTTTGACCCCGAGATCCCCCAGACGCTGCGGCTGGAGTTTGCCAAGGCCAACACCAAGATGGCCAAGAACAAGCTggtgggcaccccaaatcccaccaccCCTCTCCCCACTGCTGTACCTCAGTTCATCGCCCGGGAGCCCT ATGAGCTCACAGTGCCTGCACTTTACCCCAGTAGCCCTGAAGTGTGGGGGCCGTACCCTCTGTACCCAGCGGAATTAGCACCTGCTCTACCTCCTCCTGCTTTCACCTACCCCGCTTCACTGCACGCCCAG ATGCGCTGGCTCCCTCCCTCCGAGGCTGGTTCTCAGGGCTGGAAGTCCCGTCAGTTCTGCTGA